The stretch of DNA GTTCCATACAGAGCTCCTGCTGAGGATCCAATAACAATAGATGGTATTACCAACCCACCAGGCGTTCCAGAGCCAACGGTAAATGAGGTTGTAAATATTTTTCCAAATAAAATCAAAAAAAGGGCTACTATACCATATTTCAATGTTAAAAATTGATGCACCAACTCAGCACCTAAGCCCAATGACTGTGGAATAAAATATCCAATGGATGCAACAATACAGCCACCTATAAATGATTTTAAATATTGAGGATAGGGCAATTTATTAAAAAAGGTTCTTACAATATCAAAAGTATGAATGTATATATAGGACATAGCACCGCAGAAAATGGCACATAAGAATATATTTGGAAGATTCAATATGGTGATATGGTAAATAGGGGGAGTAAATAATCTCTCCTGTTTAAATATCCAAAAAAATGATAAATATCCAAAAATACTTGACATTATTGCTGGAAAGCACGATATATATTCAAATCCCTCTCTCTTTACAATCTCTGCTGCAAATATTGCAGAACCAAGTGGAGCACATAAATCACCGCTTATTCCACCTGCAATACCACTTATAAAAAGTGCCTTTCTGTTTTTTAATTTAAATTTCTTAAATATATAATCTGCAAAAGAGGCACTAGCCTGAATGGACGGACCAACCTTCCCCCCACTTCCTCCAACACCTATTACAATACCTGATATAATTACCTTTAAAAATCCAATAAATGGATTTAATAATATTTTGTTATTGTATGCATTTAATGTTCTATCTACGCCAGGACCTTTTAAATAAGGATATCTATCTACAAGATACCCTGCAAATGCAAGGACAATTGGAATAAGATATATGTTATTATGAGATAAATGGGATAATAAAATAATAATTTTTGTAATGATAATAGAACTTAGACTACCAACTACCCCAATAATTGCCGATATTATTGTCCATTTAAAAATATGTTTAAATACATTTAAACCCTGTTTTCTATCCATGCCCATCCCCAAAAATTAAATAAAGCTAATAATTAAATATTTTTTATTTTTATAATATATTTTTTATTTATTTTTAATTTTTAGTATTCCTTTTTTATTATAAATATTTTTAAATTATTATATTTTTTATATATTTAATATTTATATTTATAATATACGCCCTGTTTTGTATTTCTTCTTTTTAATTCGTTGGAAACTTCATTTAATATCTTTAATCTGTGTAAGTTCCATTCAGGAGATACTTTTATTTCATCGGGGGTTTTATCTTTTGATAACCTTTGAATAAGCACATAAGGGGATAAATGTTCTAAAAAATCACATACAAGTTTTACATATTGTTTTTCATCAAGGGTTTTATACTCTCCTCTCCAATAGAGCTCCTCCAATTCAGTATTTTGAATTACAACTAAGGGGTATATTTTCAGTGCATCAATTTCCAAGTCGGATAATATTTGTGCAGTTTTTATCATATCGTCCCATGTTTCATTTGGAAGTCCTAAAATCACATGACCACATACAAAAATATTTCTCTTTTTGCAATTATTTATTGCCTTAATAGTATCGGATACATTATGTCTTCTGTTCAGAAAATCCAAGGTTCTCTGATGCATGGATTGGATTCCCAAATCAATCCATATCTCATAACCTTCATTTACATAATCCTCCAAAATATCTAATTTTTCATCTTCAAGACAATCAGGTCGAGTTCCTATGGATAACCCAATTACATCGGGATAAGACAATGCAAAATCCCAGAGCTCCTTTAATCTTTCAGGAGTGCCATGGGTATTAGTTCCAGGATAAAAATATATATAAAATTTCTCAATGCCTTTGTTTTTCTGTTTTTCTATCTGTTTTTCTATCTGTTCCTTTAATGTATATTTCACATTACAATATTTAACGCTTATAGGCCTTCCCATCTTTGGGCAGAATATACAGCCCTTTGTATCGAGAGTGCCATCCTTATTTGGACATGAAAATCCTGCATCAACAGGTATTTTAAAGGTTTTATAGGGTTTTGCCTTTTTTAAATATAATCCATACTGTGCTATGGTAAATCCCTTCAAATAGATACTATCAATAATATTTTTATCGATAGGTTTAACAATATTATTATTTTTAGAAGATATCTTATTGCAATCTATACTTTTTATATTAGTATTAATTTTATTAATATCAATTTTAGCATCCTTTTCATACTTGGTTTTAGGTTTTATTGCCATGAGCTCACCATTTAATATTAAATTATTTTATTGTTATACACTCATCGAATTATAAAATATTTTAAATAAATTAAATAAAATAGACTAATTAATTAAATTAATAAAATTAATAAACTAATTAATGAATTATAATGAATATAATGAATAATCATGATTATTATTTTATGGCATTATAATTATATCTATTAGAATATAAATGTGAAGTATTGGTATTAATGATTAAGTATTAATTATTATTGATATTATATTATGTGGTTATGAAGAATATATGGTTAAAATAGCTTGAAGTTAGCAATACCATTATAAAATATAAAGATATTCATAATTATAAATTATAATTATAATTCTTATAATTTTGAATACATTGGAGCGTGGAATAATGGAATTACATATAGATGAAAAAAAACTCTTAAAAATATTTCAAGATAGTGGAAAAGAGGAATTTAATGTTAAAGAATTGGCAGAAAATGAATTGATGGGCTCAGAAACAAAGGTTATGAGAACTGCATTATGGCTGTCTGGAAAAGGATTGGTAGAAATTATTGAAAATAAGAAAGAATATATTAAATTAACAGAAAGAGGAGAAAAAGCCCTAAATGAAGGTTTTCCAGAACGAAAAATTGCAAATTATTTAAAAGAAAAAGGTATAAATTCAATACCCATTAAGGATTTAAATAAAATTTTGGATAAATCCGAAATAAGCCCCGCATTAGGTAATTTAAAGAAAAAAAAGATTGCAAGGATTGATAAAGGAAATATTGTTATAGATGATTTAGACTATGTGGATGAAGAGGAGGAGCTCCTAAAAAAGATAAAAACAAACAATAATTTAAAAGAATATAATAATGTAGATAATAAAAAAGCCATTGATAATCTAAAAAAAAGAGGATTTATTGAGATTGAAGAAGATATCGATAGAATAATTAAATTGACAGAAAAAGGAAAAGAATTTATAAAAAATCCAATTGAAATAAAGGAGGAAATCTCACAATTAACAAGAGAACATATTATCAGTGGAAAATGGAAAGAATATCATATAAGACCTTATGATGTCAATATTCCAACAGAAGATATATATCCCGCTAAATTACACCCTATGACAAGGGTGATACATGAAGTTAAGGATATTTTAATTGGAATGGGCTTTAAGGAAGTAAAAAATCCTATTGTTGAAACAGAATTTTGGAATTTTGATGTATTATTTGAACCACAAGACCATCCAGCAAGAGATATGCAAGATACATTCTTTTTAAGATATCCAAATAAGGGAGATGTCCCATCTGAGCTCCTAAAAAAAGTTAAGGAGATGCATGAAAAAGGAATATTTAACGGTGAAAAGATTTCTAAGGGATGGAATTATAAATTTGATGAAAATATATCAAAAAGAACGGTTTTAAGAACCCATACAACCGTTTCATCCATAAAATATTTGGCTTCACTATCTGATGAGGAAAAAAATGGAGCTCATAAAGTATTTTGCATAGATAGAGTATTTAGAAACGAGGCTATTGACTATAAGCATCTACCTGAATTCTACCAATGTGAAGGAATAATTATGGACGAAGATGTTAATTTTGATAATCTAATGGGCATTTTGATAGAGTTTTTAAAAAGGTTAGGATTTGATAAGGTTAGAGTAAGACCTTCATACTTCCCATTCACAGAACCTTCATTGGAAGCAGAGGTTTATTTAGAAGGAAAAGGATGGCTTGAACTTTTAGGTGCTGGAATGTTTAGACCTGAGGTGCTTAAACCTATTGGAATAGAAAAACCCGTTTTAGCGTGGGGCATTGGATTGAGTAGGTTAGCTATGCTTAGATTGGGATTAAATGATATAAGGGAGCTCCATAGAAATGAACTAAACTGGCTTAAAAAAGTTAAATATAGGGCAAATATCTAATAAATTAATAAAATAATAAAAAACTGATAAAATAATAAAATAGTAAATAAAATAGTAATAAATTAATAAAATAATTAAAAATATTTAATAAAAATAAATTAGAATAATTAATAAAAGAAGTAGTAAATAGTAAATACACATAAAGTGAAATTATGAAAATTGAAGATTCGATAAAGCGCGCCTATGAAGAATCATGTCATGGAAATAGAATGGGGGACAAAAAAGAAGAGGTTGAATTAATCAGACAAACAATACTAAATGCTAAAAATATTGTTATTGCAACAAACAATCCAAAAAAATTTAAAGTAGTAAAGGATATTCTCTTAGAGATATTGGATAAAGAAAAAAACAACAATATATCTGTATCAAAAATAGACCTACACACAGAAGTTTCAGATTTAACAAGAATGCCTGTATTAAATAAGGGATTAATTGCCGTAGATATTTCAAACGCAGATATTGTTATTGCAAGAGGTAGGTTAGGAGTCCCGGGTTCTGGTTCAATGCTATTAATCATGGATAATAAAGGAAGAATATTAACTGGTTCATTATCTCCACCATCGGTTATCCATAAAAGAAATATTGAAGATACTGTAAAAAGTGAATTAATAGATGCACTAAAAAGGATAGGGATTAGATAGTAATAGATAGTAATTGGTGATATTATGAAATATGGTATAACAGAAACCGTAAAAACCATAAAATCAAAAATAAAAGTTAAAGATATTATTTACGATATAGTAGAAAAGAAGACAAACGCTATAAAATATTTCTTAGAAGGGCAGGAATTCAATCAAACAATTGTTTTTGGAGCTTATTTATGCGGAAATTATATGGCACATGCACTGTTAAAAGATTCTGATGAGGTAATTCTTGTAGATGTTTATCCGCATTTAAAAGACATGATAGTTAGTGAAAAAATAACCTTTATGGATTCAAACAAATTCAATTTAGCATTGAGAAATGGGAAACTAAATCCTGATTTAATTGTTGATATAACTGGAATTGGTGGTATAAGTCCTGAAATTTTATCAAAATTTAATCCCGAGGTTCTTATCGTAGAAAATCCAAAATGCACATACGATAAGGATATTTTTGAAATAGATAATTCTATGGATAGATTAAACACTGGCAAAAAAAGAGGTTTGTTGAATACTTTTAGGTCATCAAAGGTTTCAAAAACTTCTGGAACTATGACCTTAACTATCGACACTGTGCTTGATTCCTGTGCTGAAATAAAGGAGCTCGATGGTGTGCTTTATGCATTACCTAATTTAAAGTATTATGAGGGCATATTATTCCATGAAAAAGATGCTAAAAAGTTTATAGGTGAGGTAAATGCACCTGCAATAACTGTAAGTTGTTTGGATGAATACATTATCCCAGAAATAGATAGGATATTATCAAAAAATATGGAGAAAATCAATTCATTTGTAGTAAAAGCAAAATAATAATATAATAATAAAAAATAAAATAAAAATAATAAAATATTTTTTAATATATGATTATTTATTCCTTTTCAAATATATATTCAAATGCAACCTTTAAAAATCTCAAAATTCACTTCGTGAATTCGAAGCGAATCCTTTGGATTCGCTGACTTACAAAACCTTGAAAAGGTTTTGTCAAGTTATACGATGCCGTAGGCAGTAAAAAAATCCGTAGGATTTTTTCTGATTTCTCGCTATCGCTCGAAAGGTTGCTATCGAAAGTCCAATACTCACTATCGTTCGTATTAGAACCTAAATTAAACCATTTTTATTCCTTTTCAAATATATATTTAAACACAGCCTTTTGAGCATGTAATCGGTTTTCAGCTTCATCATAAACAACGGATTGTTTTCCATCGATTACATCATCGGTTATTTCCATCCCTCTATTTGCAGGAAGACAGTGCATTACAATGGCATTATTTTTTGCATAACTTAACAGTTTTTCGTTTATTTGGTAAGGGGGGAATATCTTATTTACTTCATCCAAATCTTTATTTTTATCACTCATACTTATCCAAACATCTGTATATAGCACATCTGCATCTTCTGCTCCTTCTTTTGGGTCATTTGTTAGTGTTATGCTACCTTCTCCATATTTATCCACTATTTCCAGTGCCTTTTTTACAAACATTGCATTTGGCTCATAACCTTTTGGTGTAGCAGCATATACATCCATTCCAAGTAGAGCTCCCCCAATCAATAATGAATTACATACATTATTTCCATCACCAAAGTATGATAATTTAAGACCTTTTAATTTGTTTTTATGCTCTTTTATTGTTAATATATCTGCCAATATCTGACAAGGATGTGCTAAATTACTTAATGCATTAATTACTGGAACATTACCGTATTTTGCCAGTTCTTCAAGTGTTTTATGGTTTTTAACTCTTGCAACAATTCCATCAACATACCTACTCATTACCCTTGCAGTATCTTTTATGCTCTCTTTTTTTCCCAAGTGGGTTTCCCCTGTATTTAGCATTAAAGAATGTCCCCCTAACTCATTTACTGCAATATCAAAGCTTATTCTTGTTCTTGTTGAGGGGCTTTCAAATATCAATGCTATATTTTTGTCCTTCAATATATCCATGGTTTTCCTGTTCTGCTTAAAATAAATAGCATCTTTAATAATATTTTCAACATCGTTTCTTTCTAAATCTCCCAAAGTCAATAAATGCATATTATCACCAATATAACATAAATAAACATAAATCACATGAAATAAATTTTATAAAATTATTATATAAAGTCAAGAATATAAAATTAAAATATTTGAGATTAAATTTTTAATTATATTATTATATTTAAAACTTGTTAATTATATAACCACATATCATTAATTAGGTATATTATTTTTAATTTTCAAAAATATATTTAATTTATTGGAATAATTATATGGAATACGCTTCCACTACCTAATTTACTCTCTACCCATATAGTTCCTCCATGGGTTTCTATAATGCTTTTGCATACTGCCAAACCCAATCCAGAACCTCCTTTTATTCGTTTTTCAGGGGAATCCACCTGATAAAATCTGTCAAATATTCTATCCAAATCTTTCTTAGGAATACCCGGGCCATTATCTATAATTTTTATATGGACAGAATTACCCTCTTTTAATGCCTGAATTTCTACTTTTCCATTTACTGGCGAAAATTTTATGGCATTTTCAATTAGGTTGGTTAAAACCTGAGTTATTCTGTCTTTATCCCCTTTCATAATTATATCATTTATTTTATAGATTATATTAATATTTTTTTCATCCGCAAGTGGTTTTAAGGTATCAACAACATTTTCTACGAGCTCCTTTAAATTTATTTCTTCCATATGCATTTCTAACTCTCCATGCTCTATTTTTGATAAATCAAGCATGTTATCTATCAATCTCTTTAATCTATCAATATTTTTATTTGCAATTTCAAGACATTTTTTCTGACTTTCAGTTATTGCCCCCATCGTTCCATCTAACACGAGCTCTACATATCCTTTTATTGATGTTAATGGTGTTCTTAACTCGTGGGATACTATTGCTACGATGTCTGATTTTAGTTTATCCAATTCTTTAAGTTCATTATATGATTTTTCTAATTCTTCTGCCTGTTTTTTCAACTTCTCGTTAGATTTTCTTATCTCATCAGCCATTTTATTAAATGCCTTAGCCAATTCTCCAAATTCATCGTTTGTATTTACATTAACTCTAAAATTATAATTTCCCTTACCTATTGTCCTTGCTCCTTTTTTTAACTCTTTTAGTGGTTTTGTAATCTTATCATTTATTACAAAAGATACCATTAAAGCTATTAATAACCCCAATATTCCGACTCCAAATATCGAGTTTTTAATACTATTTTGAAGAGCTATAAATGGTTTTTCAGGCATTCCCACATATAACATTCCAATAATTTTACCATCGCTATTTTTTATAGGCGTATATGCAGTTATATACCAGTTATTAACAACAAAAGCCTTTCCATAATAGGTTTCTCCTTTTTTTATAACTTTGTTATATACTTCCTCTGAAACAAAAGTTCCTATTGCCCGTTTGTTATCCTCTTTAACATTTGTGGATATTCTAAGACCATCCAAAAATATTGTTGCAGTATCTTTTGTATCCCTCTTTATTTTATCGACAAGATAATTGTCTTTATTTAGAACCTTTGATACTATTAAAGCTCCAATAATATGTCCATTTTCATCTTTTATTGGGTTAATGGATACCAATGCAAGGGCTTTTTCCACAGATTTGTTTTTAACTGAATTATTTGTAATTAAGTTTCCTGAACTTTTATAATTTTTCGATTCAATAATTTCTATTCTTGTTTTATTTTCAAGATTTTCTTTTTTTATGATATCTTCATTTAGTAGTTCAATAGAAGATATACTTTTTCCGTTAAGTGCTTTTTTTACAAGTGGTAGGAGCTCGGTATCATTTGATATATTACTGTTTGACCTTACCACAACCTGTCCTTTACTGTTAAATATTGTTGTGAAATCTGCATTTCCCGATTTTTTTGTTAGCAGAGCTATTTCCTTTAATTTTGAAATATTATCATTTTTAAGAGCGTTTATGGTATCTTTTGAATTAGAGGCATATTTGCATACAGTAGATAATTTGTCGTTTTGGTCTTCCATAAAGCCCTCAGCAGTGGATAAATCAGAGTTTATTTTTTCCTGAGCCTGTTCATCCATGGTTTTTGTTATGGTATTTATGGATACAATACCTAAAATTAATATAGGTATTAATGCAACAACTATTGAATAAATCGTCAATTTAGTTCCAAATTTTTTTATACTGGGTAATTTGCCCATATTTACACCTAATATCATATATTTGTATATTTAATACTACACATATTTATATGTTTTTAATGAGATTAATAATATTTTTTAATAAATATTTTTAATAATTAATAAATATTTTTCATGTTTATATCATTTATTAGGGTGTTCTCCTAAAACTTTATTTATAATATTTAGTAGTTCCTTTTTTTCAAAGGGTTTTACGATATAACCATCTACATGTTTTTTTACTCCCGTTTCTATGTCTTTTTTCTGAGCAAGTGCGGTTAATGCTATTACTGGCGTGTTTTTCCACTTGTCTCTTGACCTTATAATATCTAAAACATCCCAACCACTCATTCCAGGCATCATTATGTCGAGTAATACTAAATCGGGTTTATTTTCCATCAATTTTATGGCTTCATGACCATCGGATGCTGTTAAAACATCGTGATTATTTACTTCCAATATTATTTTTACAAGATTTAATATATCCTCATTGTCTTCAACTACAAGAATTTTAGCCATATTATCACAATTTTATTTTTTATTTTTTATTTTTCTTTTTTACTTTATTTTAATTTAATTTTTTATCATTATTTTTTATTTTTTATTTTTTAATAAAAGTATTAACGAAATTTTTTGAGAATATCCAATTATACATAGTAGGCTATGGTTAAAATTTATTATAAATATTCATAAATATTATTATAATAGATATAATAAAATATAATCATATTATTAGGTATAAGTATAACTATGAGATTAATCAGTATCATAATATTGTTTAATTACATAATATTGTTAATTCTATAACTTACACTTAATTTTACTTAATTTTCTAAAATTTTACTTTATAATTATTTATTATAGGTCTGTATTAATTATACAATATATTTAAAAGATTAAATTTATTTATCTAAATACGATACGGCGGTGTTAATGTGAGATTCATAGAGTTTGGACAGGGATTTTCCGATGATGACAACCCATTAAAAGCAGGAGCTCATGCTACATCGAATGCATTGAAACAGTTAAAATATTCAGAACGCCCAAATGTTATTTTTTTATTTTCTTCTCCTGATTATGATCCCGAAGAAATATTAAACGGAGTAAAACTTATAACCAATACTAAAACACCGATTGTAGGAGGAAGTTCCAGATTTCAAATTGTAAATAATGAACTATTAAAAAATGGAGTAGGGGTAGGCATCCTATCTTCAAAATATATTAATGTTGGAGTTGGAG from Methanothermococcus okinawensis IH1 encodes:
- a CDS encoding chloride channel protein; translation: MDRKQGLNVFKHIFKWTIISAIIGVVGSLSSIIITKIIILLSHLSHNNIYLIPIVLAFAGYLVDRYPYLKGPGVDRTLNAYNNKILLNPFIGFLKVIISGIVIGVGGSGGKVGPSIQASASFADYIFKKFKLKNRKALFISGIAGGISGDLCAPLGSAIFAAEIVKREGFEYISCFPAIMSSIFGYLSFFWIFKQERLFTPPIYHITILNLPNIFLCAIFCGAMSYIYIHTFDIVRTFFNKLPYPQYLKSFIGGCIVASIGYFIPQSLGLGAELVHQFLTLKYGIVALFLILFGKIFTTSFTVGSGTPGGLVIPSIVIGSSAGALYGTLIGAHTLVPFVVVGIATSLSAMANVPLASAILCTEIFGFDCAIPSAIGALMGFQLVRWKTIYENIKF
- a CDS encoding TIGR01212 family radical SAM protein (This family includes YhcC from E. coli K-12, an uncharacterized radical SAM protein.), yielding MAIKPKTKYEKDAKIDINKINTNIKSIDCNKISSKNNNIVKPIDKNIIDSIYLKGFTIAQYGLYLKKAKPYKTFKIPVDAGFSCPNKDGTLDTKGCIFCPKMGRPISVKYCNVKYTLKEQIEKQIEKQKNKGIEKFYIYFYPGTNTHGTPERLKELWDFALSYPDVIGLSIGTRPDCLEDEKLDILEDYVNEGYEIWIDLGIQSMHQRTLDFLNRRHNVSDTIKAINNCKKRNIFVCGHVILGLPNETWDDMIKTAQILSDLEIDALKIYPLVVIQNTELEELYWRGEYKTLDEKQYVKLVCDFLEHLSPYVLIQRLSKDKTPDEIKVSPEWNLHRLKILNEVSNELKRRNTKQGVYYKYKY
- the pheS gene encoding phenylalanine--tRNA ligase subunit alpha, translated to MELHIDEKKLLKIFQDSGKEEFNVKELAENELMGSETKVMRTALWLSGKGLVEIIENKKEYIKLTERGEKALNEGFPERKIANYLKEKGINSIPIKDLNKILDKSEISPALGNLKKKKIARIDKGNIVIDDLDYVDEEEELLKKIKTNNNLKEYNNVDNKKAIDNLKKRGFIEIEEDIDRIIKLTEKGKEFIKNPIEIKEEISQLTREHIISGKWKEYHIRPYDVNIPTEDIYPAKLHPMTRVIHEVKDILIGMGFKEVKNPIVETEFWNFDVLFEPQDHPARDMQDTFFLRYPNKGDVPSELLKKVKEMHEKGIFNGEKISKGWNYKFDENISKRTVLRTHTTVSSIKYLASLSDEEKNGAHKVFCIDRVFRNEAIDYKHLPEFYQCEGIIMDEDVNFDNLMGILIEFLKRLGFDKVRVRPSYFPFTEPSLEAEVYLEGKGWLELLGAGMFRPEVLKPIGIEKPVLAWGIGLSRLAMLRLGLNDIRELHRNELNWLKKVKYRANI
- a CDS encoding FeGP cofactor biosynthesis guanylyltransferase HcgB family protein, which gives rise to MKIEDSIKRAYEESCHGNRMGDKKEEVELIRQTILNAKNIVIATNNPKKFKVVKDILLEILDKEKNNNISVSKIDLHTEVSDLTRMPVLNKGLIAVDISNADIVIARGRLGVPGSGSMLLIMDNKGRILTGSLSPPSVIHKRNIEDTVKSELIDALKRIGIR
- a CDS encoding DUF1188 domain-containing protein, coding for MKYGITETVKTIKSKIKVKDIIYDIVEKKTNAIKYFLEGQEFNQTIVFGAYLCGNYMAHALLKDSDEVILVDVYPHLKDMIVSEKITFMDSNKFNLALRNGKLNPDLIVDITGIGGISPEILSKFNPEVLIVENPKCTYDKDIFEIDNSMDRLNTGKKRGLLNTFRSSKVSKTSGTMTLTIDTVLDSCAEIKELDGVLYALPNLKYYEGILFHEKDAKKFIGEVNAPAITVSCLDEYIIPEIDRILSKNMEKINSFVVKAK
- the argF gene encoding ornithine carbamoyltransferase is translated as MHLLTLGDLERNDVENIIKDAIYFKQNRKTMDILKDKNIALIFESPSTRTRISFDIAVNELGGHSLMLNTGETHLGKKESIKDTARVMSRYVDGIVARVKNHKTLEELAKYGNVPVINALSNLAHPCQILADILTIKEHKNKLKGLKLSYFGDGNNVCNSLLIGGALLGMDVYAATPKGYEPNAMFVKKALEIVDKYGEGSITLTNDPKEGAEDADVLYTDVWISMSDKNKDLDEVNKIFPPYQINEKLLSYAKNNAIVMHCLPANRGMEITDDVIDGKQSVVYDEAENRLHAQKAVFKYIFEKE
- a CDS encoding cache domain-containing protein, translating into MGKLPSIKKFGTKLTIYSIVVALIPILILGIVSINTITKTMDEQAQEKINSDLSTAEGFMEDQNDKLSTVCKYASNSKDTINALKNDNISKLKEIALLTKKSGNADFTTIFNSKGQVVVRSNSNISNDTELLPLVKKALNGKSISSIELLNEDIIKKENLENKTRIEIIESKNYKSSGNLITNNSVKNKSVEKALALVSINPIKDENGHIIGALIVSKVLNKDNYLVDKIKRDTKDTATIFLDGLRISTNVKEDNKRAIGTFVSEEVYNKVIKKGETYYGKAFVVNNWYITAYTPIKNSDGKIIGMLYVGMPEKPFIALQNSIKNSIFGVGILGLLIALMVSFVINDKITKPLKELKKGARTIGKGNYNFRVNVNTNDEFGELAKAFNKMADEIRKSNEKLKKQAEELEKSYNELKELDKLKSDIVAIVSHELRTPLTSIKGYVELVLDGTMGAITESQKKCLEIANKNIDRLKRLIDNMLDLSKIEHGELEMHMEEINLKELVENVVDTLKPLADEKNINIIYKINDIIMKGDKDRITQVLTNLIENAIKFSPVNGKVEIQALKEGNSVHIKIIDNGPGIPKKDLDRIFDRFYQVDSPEKRIKGGSGLGLAVCKSIIETHGGTIWVESKLGSGSVFHIIIPIN
- a CDS encoding response regulator; amino-acid sequence: MAKILVVEDNEDILNLVKIILEVNNHDVLTASDGHEAIKLMENKPDLVLLDIMMPGMSGWDVLDIIRSRDKWKNTPVIALTALAQKKDIETGVKKHVDGYIVKPFEKKELLNIINKVLGEHPNK